A stretch of Brachyhypopomus gauderio isolate BG-103 chromosome 3, BGAUD_0.2, whole genome shotgun sequence DNA encodes these proteins:
- the pitpnb gene encoding phosphatidylinositol transfer protein beta isoform has product MVLIKEYRVVLPCTVEEYQVGQLYSVAEASKNETGGGEGIEVLKNEPYEKDGEKGQYTHKIYHLKSKVPAFVRMIAPEGSLVFHEKAWNAYPYCRTIVTNEYMKDDFFIKIETWHKTDLGLDNVHKLDSSIWNTTEVVPIDIADVCQVAPMDYKPDEDPTTFQSTKTGRGPLGPNWMTELVNNPKSPHMCAYKLVTVKFKWWGLQNKVENFIHKQEKRIFTNFHRQLFCWIDKWVDLTMEDIRRMEDETQKELEEMRKRGSVRGTKAAEE; this is encoded by the exons ATGGTGCTCATCAAAGAATA TCGAGTTGTCTTGCCATGCACAGTCGAAGag TACCAAGTGGGGCAGTTGTACTCGGTGGCGGAGGCCAGTAAAAACGAGACGGGCGGAGGCGAAGGCATCGAGGTGCTGAAGAACGAACCCTATGAGAAGGATGGAGAGAAAGGGCAGTACACACACAAGATCTACCATCTCAAAAG TAAAGTTCCTGCCTTTGTGAGGATGATCGCCCCCGAGGGCTCTCTGGTCTTTCATGAGAAGGCGTGGAACGCTTACCCCTACTGCAGGACAA TTGTAACG AATGAATACATGAAGGATGACTTCTTCATAAAAATTGAGACGTGGCATAAAACCGACCTTGGATTAGACAAT GTTCACAAGCTGGACAGTTCCATATGGAACACAACAGAAGTGGTTCCCATCGACATTGCGGACGTGTGTCAAGTAGCGCCTATG gattaCAAACCAGACGAGGATCCCACCACCTTCCAGTCCACCAAGACAGGCAGAGGACCACTGGGGCCTAACTGGATg ACCGAGCTGGTTAATAATCCCAAGAGCCCGCATATGTGTGCCTACAAACTGGTCACGGTGAAGTTCAAATGGTGGGGCCTGCAGAATAAAGTCGAAAACTTCATTCACAAG CAAGAGAAGCGAATCTTCACCAACTTCCACCGACAGCTGTTCTGCTGGATTGATAAGTGGGTGGACCTCACCATGGAGGACATTCGGAGAATGGAAGATGAGACACAAAAAGAGCTGGAGgag ATGCGTAAAAGGGGTTCAGTACGAGGCACAAAGGCTGCGGAGGAGTAA